Proteins found in one Planococcus citri chromosome 2, ihPlaCitr1.1, whole genome shotgun sequence genomic segment:
- the LOC135837125 gene encoding sialin-like — MLETLSQKCSIPKRYIISLMVFIGYSNITFLHTNLSMAVVEMTAIRNISNHDGSYEMRAEFNWTSQETGQILSSYSYGRLFSPLGGLLAGKLGGSTIYSIGTFVMTIITFLTPVLLSDSVTLFVVVYIIFGAFEAFLIAGVPQIVSRWSPPNERARFISFGEIGFYFGAVVSFVISGWILKNFRWEVLFYSSGLVSFVWFWIWFIVVKNDPSQDKNVSEIELKYIQETLNNGTYIEEKLVYPWKKIMVSTSLWVAALAEFSIVCGYIFTAVFLPQFIKDTEHIDIAQIGITSTLPQICAMISMPLSGIIGDFVRSRNWMSITNVHRLFAGVTLFSAAICYALVSVWSNFALDIVAISSFQFFSTFMLVDITVLFLDISPKYTAFLMSIVNMFAISAGIIVPCAVGFIVTSHSLSEWNTFFMIFSSMYVLAALLYLQFVSGDKPSWTDYNGDTESDR; from the exons ATGCTAGAAACACTGTCGCAAAAATGCAGCATTCCAAAGAGATACATCATCTCTCTAATGGTATTCATAGGCTACTCGAATATCACATTTTTACACACCAACCTATCCATGGCTGTTGTAGAAATGACAGCAATCCGAAATATATCCAATCACGACGGCTCCTACGAAATG AGAGCTGAATTCAATTGGACATCTCAGGAAACAGGTCAAATATTGAGTTCTTACTCGTATGGCCGATTATTTAGCCCCCTAGGAGGACTACTAGCAGGAAAACTAGGAGGGAGCACTATTTACAGTATCGGCACATTTGTCATGACAATCATTACTTTCTTAACGCCTGTCTTGTTATCTGATAGTGTGACGTTGTTCGTCGTCGTTTACATCATCTTTGGAGCTTTTGAG GCATTTTTGATCGCTGGAGTTCCGCAGATCGTCTCACGTTGGTCTCCTCCCAATGAACGGGCTAGGTTCATCTCGTTTGGGGAGATTGGGTTTTATTTCGGAGCTGTTGTTTCGTTCGTGATTTCTGGAtggattttgaagaattttagatGGGAGGTGTTGTTTTATAGCAGTG GATTGGTCTCTTTCGTGTGGTTTTGGATATGGTTCATTGTCGTGAAAAATGATCCATCACAGGATAAGAATGTCAGCGAGATCGAATTGAAATATATTCAAGAGACGCTAAATAATGGCACTTACATCGAAGAAAAG TTGGTATAtccttggaaaaaaatcatggtttccACATCTCTCTGGGTAGCTGCTTTGGCTGAATTTTCCATCGTATGTGGTTATATATTCACAGCTGTATTTTTGCCGCAGTTCATTAAAG ATACCGAACACATAGATATAGCACAAATTGGAATCACTTCGACACTTCCACAGATCTGTGCCATGATTTCCATGCCATTGAGTGGTATTATAGGTGATTTCGTGAGATCACGTAACTGGATGTCCATTACCAAT GTTCATCGACTTTTTGCCGGAGTTACATTATTCAGCGCTGCAATTTGTTATGCTTTGGTGTCCGTGTGGTCTAATTTTGCCCTCGATATCGTGGCTATTTCGTCGTTCCAATTTTTCAGCACCTTCATGTTGGTGGATATAAC AGTTCTGTTTCTCGATATTTCACCAAAATACACTGCATTCCTCATGTCCATCGTGAACATGTTCGCCATCAGCGCTGGTATTATTGTCCCATGTGCAGTAGGATTCATAGTCACATCTCAT agtcTTTCAGAGTGGAACACTTTTTTCATGATCTTCAGCAGTATGTACGTTCTGGCGGCGTTGTTATACTTGCAATTTGTATCTGGAGACAAACCATCTTGGACTGACTATAATGGAGATACGGAATCAGACCGGTGA